In Lacerta agilis isolate rLacAgi1 chromosome 8, rLacAgi1.pri, whole genome shotgun sequence, one genomic interval encodes:
- the RNF166 gene encoding E3 ubiquitin-protein ligase RNF166 isoform X2 — MPFDPKKVEKASSVEKQLSSFKAPCRGCSKKVTLAKMRSHVTSCTKVQEQMANCPKFVPVVPTSQPIPSNIPNRSTFVCPYCGARNLDQQELVKHCMENHRNDPNKVVCPVCSAMPWGDPSYKSANFLQHLLHRHKFSYDTFVDYSIDEEAALQAALALSLSEN, encoded by the exons ATGCCCTTTGACCCCAAAAAGGTGGAGAAAGCCTCCAGTGTAGAGAAGCAGCTCTCCTCCTTCAAGGCTCCCTGCCGGGGCTGTAGCAAAAAG GTGACCCTCGCAAAGATGAGATCCCATGTCACATCATGTACTAAGGTTCAGGAGCAGATGGCCAACTGTCCAAAGTTTGTTCCTGTTGTCCCGACGTCCCAGCCCATTCCCAG CAATATCCCAAACCGGTCCACATTTGTGTGTCCCTATTGTGGAGCGCGGAACCTGGACCAGCAAGAGCTGGTGAAACACTGCATGGAAAACCACCGCAATGACCCCAACAAAGTG GTATGCCCAGTCTGTTCAGCCATGCCTTGGGGTGACCCCAGTTATAAGAGTGCCAACTTCCTACAGCATCTTCTGCACAGGCACAAGTTCTCCTATGACACGTTTGTG GACTACAGCATCGATGAAGAAGCAGCATTGCAAGCAGCGCTGGCACTCTCCCTCTCCGAGAACTGA